A window of the Ostrea edulis chromosome 1, xbOstEdul1.1, whole genome shotgun sequence genome harbors these coding sequences:
- the LOC125667014 gene encoding basic phospholipase A2 sphenotoxin subunit B-like → MECHLLLFLSMLLFASIISIQGHRQKRNLFQLAEMISEVDKHNALTAYNDYGCYCGWGGRGSPVDGIDACCQVHDNCYGNITAKIEGCSPKWDSYTYQVLPGQKAPLPRLVHCGDKNNKHFAKDAQNNYLLNGKDYEYCRLEICKCDKGLTECLEKFKFTGKKSCPSK, encoded by the exons ATG GAGTGCCATCTACTACTGTTTTTATCTATGCTGTTGTTTGCGTCTATCATATCTATTCAAG GACACCGACAGAAGcgaaatttatttcaactagCAGAGATGATTTCAGAGGTGGACAAGCACAACGCCCTGACGGCTTATAACGACTACGGCTGCTACTGTGGATGGGGAGGGCGGGGCTCACCCGTGGATGGGATTGACGC ATGCTGCCAGGTCCACGATAACTGTTACGGAAATATAACAGCCAAAATCGAAGGCTGTTCTCCAAAGTGGGATAGTTACACATATCAGGTGTTACCCGGCCAGAAGGCACCTCTTCCTCGTCTCGTCCATTGTGGAG ataaaaataataaacatttcgCCAAGGACGCACAGAATAACTATTTGCTCAATGGGAAAGATTACGAATACTGTCGTCTTGAGATCTGCAAGTGCGACAAGGGCCTTACGGAATGTctagaaaaattcaaatttactgGAAAGAAATCATGTCCGAGTAAATGA